A segment of the Spodoptera frugiperda isolate SF20-4 chromosome 29, AGI-APGP_CSIRO_Sfru_2.0, whole genome shotgun sequence genome:
GCTTAAAAGCCCACGAGGGATTGTCGCggacattttgttattttaaatgccTCTCAAATATATCGCCATTTTTATAGTCGGAATAAAATAAGGGATCAGTTTACATGCATTGGATCTCAATGGAATTCGCTGTTGTATATAGGGAGTTTGatgttcgttttttttttttattttatatgttactTTGACCGtgctttttttgtgtttattgatgtagttttgttttagtaCTGTTTACAAGGTGCGATGTGAAGTGGTTGCGTTTGATGTCGTTTTTCGCGAATTAGGTGGGAATTTTATGAGTGTGTGTTGTTGTTGGTTGGTGCTGACTAGACATTGGTATTGCAAGAATTTATGGCTGTTTGGACTTCAAGTATAGACTGTTATTACTGAGTTGATACTTTTCAATAATGtgtatcgtcatgcctttaatctccgaagtggtaggcagaagtgcacattacggcacgtaaaaactgtacaatgtacatccactttccaccatttctattataagttccatgtaattgggggtgagtgagacttttgccatatactgggcacaaatccagacttCGTGTTacaattgagatttttttagaaaaatcaaaaaatcCAGCGGGACTttgcccgggaatcgaacccaagaccccttacCCAggaatcgcacttgcgaccacttaaccaacgaggcagttatcagtctttttctgaatagttttctttatattgaaaagaaacataaatgcatgttattttgttttatgaaaatgttaagagtcaatgaataaaaaagtaaattcagttattataattattttattaataatacttgaAAACATTAGTAAATGAGTACttgaaagataaaatataataagattcAGAAGTTAAAGAGTTTTTACAAGAATTCTGAATAAATATCGAAtccaaaataaacttttactcATACATTTAACTTTCAAAGTAATCATGAACTAAATAATTTCTGTAACTTACACGCTATTGTAGTTACTTAGTAATACgaatacattaaatattcatataggAACATTTAGGAACcacatttgttaaaataattttcaagcaataacaatgttataacaataacatcTAAAAACTGATTCGTCTAAATCATTTGGAAATCTAAGAACAGAACTATGttacaagaaattaaattaaagaaaattcaaccttattaactaaaacttaaaatctaaataatacaGGACGGTAATACATAACACTCCATCTAactaaaatctataaaatctatttttggtTAACCCAAATCAAACTTAGAAAGCAATTTtgaaacaacataaataattatatttttctcacGTAACTTTTCGACGATATCACTCGATTGGTTTCAAGTCAAAATAGGGCTCTGATTagccgtacttagagtcatttaatggttccttaaactattccttagtaaaactttggtttcaaaaacaattgctaaggactggtttaagtaaccattaaatgactcattaaatgactcattaagtaaccattaaatgactctgagtacggtggtaaatAAACCaaagaaacataattaatttacgagaattatagtacaaaaatatacaatttagttcACAGCATAAAATAATGTCAACTATTAGAACAATACATGGTTTTGCTTCACTGAATTTTAGCTCTGATATTACGTCGCTACGCTTCTAAGTCTGTGTCGTACGTAGGAACCAAGAACGACTGTTCTCGTCTGTACAATGGCCCTTGGAACTAGTACTCGGGTTTCCGCGACATTGTACATTGCACGCTTATACTAGCTTCAAAATACGTTTCCTTCTCAGCTAACTACAGATACACAATGACATAGTCAAATAGTCTTCTACTAAGACGGTTTTAACTTCTATTCCTAGATCTGGTTACAAAGGGATCCAAtgtgaagatattattataagctCGTCCTCAATGACGTAACTGGTAATAAGTGATAGTTAAAACATCTCTTTGCCTTTGAAAATAAAGGCCTGACTTATATATTACGCTATGTACTCCAACCATTTACCCAAAACTCTCAAATAATTTGTTCGCTGATATAACCGAACGCTCTAATTCTGCTGAAGCCACCATCTGGCGCCATCGTTACTTTAATGTGTGTGATGACATTCGATTCACAGTCAAACCAATGCTCATTATGGGCCGATAGCTGTAATTGAAAATGTACGtataaattagattttgttaACTCAATTTcggtattttatgttttttcatTTGGGAATGCTTTATTAAAATTGGTGCTGTGACTATAACAGAAAATGGTGGTAACAGGGATTAAGGAATACTAAAGGAAAAACAAAAgtcacaaataataaaaatgcctTAGAGTAGGCATCTCATTACGAGTCTTATGGTCTTTAAAGACCAACAATGGTTATGTCTAAGCCATTTGCAATAGTCGTATCGAATTATGAGATtcgatttgtttaaaatattagatgaaGTAATACTTTTAAGACCTATAAGATAATGTCCATAAAAATGTAGAGATTAAGGTTATAATAGAAAGTGATTCTTACCTTACTAGGCTTCAAAATATTATGCCAGTTGGCGTCAATTTCTGGATACCAGTCGCCCCGGCCTAAGTACGCCCCCTCAATCTTCACGGAGTCAGGATAATTGCCTTTAAAGTGGTTGGTGTCCACACAAATTTGCTTAATGTGCCCCGGGAAGCCCAATTTGAAGACCGCCCATTCTTGACCTTTGTGAAATAATACAATTGTTagaatttacaaattattttgattgcatTCGGGAATTGCCACCGAGAGACGTGTTTTGAGTTAAACAAAGACGGATTTCCACATCagttaaagaatatttaatattctcGGATTTAACAATTTTCAGTGCGAAATCTGCAATATTCCGTGTTTGAAAACAGATGTGCACTCAACTCATAATATAAcggttaaaagtaaatattacatacatatggtGACGTGTGCATTGAAATAAAGGCCTAATGTTCTATTATTTcgctttcaaattaattttccaCCTCCGATTAGAATTCTAATTAtactaaaatacatattgaatTTGTGCCAAAATGCTAAAATTGAATTAGTATTGTAATTTGCTACTGGTGTTCAATTAGTGTGTGAAATGTTTAtcaaattgaatttgaataatttctaaataggtatgttaatatcttatattatattgtaataatacgTGAAACATGAATTATTGTACcaggaaaatacaaaaaaatctagaaaCGATGGTGATGGTATACAAGCTAATGCAATGAGCcccaaaaatataacaaaatttagaaaaactaatagcttaactattttattctatatattttttaatttggctGTATAAAATTTATCAAATTCGTTACAgcaatttcagagattaaccaAAACTAACAGACAGAAagacataaattataaaaaaaaaaattaaaaatcttccaatgcatgtagtaaaaaggccgttatttcaatattacaaacagacactctaattttatttaatagtctagATTGTGCTAATTACCTGTAGTCTTCATAGTTCCATCATCATTGGCCTCTATAATATTCGGTCTATCCAGTCTCCTCGCCGTCTCCCAACCGTCAGACATACATTTTCCTTTAGAAGGCTTGATTACGTTTTTTGGGTGTCCGTAGTGGGCATTTGAGAAACCTGTAAGGGAGAAAAAAATGAGTAAAAATGGAAAATTGTAAAATCTACTACACTCTGCTTCACTATTTTGCTTATAATAACTGTTATAAAAAGTGTCTCAGTAAGTTTAACtactttttaaatttgatttagATAGTTAACATTTTCCAGTgagagaatcgaacccaaaaggAAGCATTATGCCAAATTATCTAGCATCATTTTAAAATCACTAAACACCAATTTATCGAACCGAAATAGGAAATCTAGTCATTATTTCAAACCAACACCACAATGAACACTAttgaattaatttcatattcCCATTGTGAGGTTTAACACCTGACATATACATGGTTGCGTTATTACCTTGGCAAGCAGCGCCATTTAGCAGAGACACTAGGTCTATAATTTGATTTCTCGGAGGCGGCTCGGGTTTAGCTTCCCCGAACACTCGCAGACGAGCAATCCCTCCATCGGGATAAATGTTCACACGAATATGAGTCCAAGCATCGTCACTGAGtacctaaaacaaaataaaaataccaaaagtGTAGTTCCATGTTTTAATTCCTCGGACTTTATTCCTGGATTTTTAAATTTCACTCCAGTGAGCCATCATTTAGCGCTAGAGGCGAGAATGTggcgaatttatttttaaactttctatttgaaattatgggttttgttttgttgagatttttttacGTTCTTGTAATTTTTCGTCTATTTTATTACCTTCACAATCTGCCAAATTACTTTTACGCATACAGAAGTAACTATATTATCATCTAAACGAAAGATTGTCGGCAGTTAAGACTAACTGCTAATTTTAATAACCGATCCAAAATCTTAGAatcgatcttcatttttgacagaaactctatagaactaatgtcaaaaatcaatcttaatctaAAGGTTTCGGATTAAAATCGGcagtaagtaataagtaatcaAACCAATGAATAGTATTTTGCCCCTTAAAGACCCAAGATTAATATGAAACTAGAAGTGCTTCTCCTTTGAAATTCTGTCGCTGTTTATTTCAtagcaatgttttttaaacgCCCTATTCCATTTGGTTCTTCAGAAAGCTGCCGTGTGATGAGTTTTCAACGTCCAAtcggatttattttaaaaagtttttgcaCTACAGACACAAGTTCCATCCGTCTTATTTTCAGAAACCCAATTTAGACGAAGTGCGATTTTGTAAAAGTTGCAATTTGGAAGCGATGCAATATTTATGGGTGGGATTTTTATAAATTGGTTTTTGGTTTAAACGAGTCATATTTGTGGTTGTGTTTATTGTATTGCTAAAATCTTGCGTCAAATTTTGTCTTCACATCAAAATTGTGTCTTGGAAAAGTCATCTCATTTTCTCTTTATTTGGAATTTACGTAATCCGagagatttcttttttttataaaataaaaatatattttctttcgaATCACCTACCTTCTGGAAATTAAGTCTAGTTTCTTCATAGCCTGGCCGCAGGGCTGTTATGGGCACTAATTCATCCCATTTGTCAGACTTAAGTCGTTCGATATGTTTCAAGTCGAATTTGTTGCACGCCGTACCCATTTCAGAGACTCTCTTTGGTATCGATTCTTCTtctgtaaaagaaaatgttcgtttgttaaaatgttgatattttgcTAGCTGTTTTAGTCCAATAGTAATAAAAGAGAACCTATCTCCTATATATTGTAATTGAGAATTTCGTAATCGTAAAAGTGACAGTTAACATTGCAGGTACCAGGagttctttttatggtataagccggtaaataagGAAACTGATCACCTGGTAAGCAATGGCCACCGCccatgacacccgaaacaccagaggcgttacaagtgcgttgctagccttttgggggttgagaaattgggaaaggggtaattgggagTTAGAGTAAATTAAGAACGAATCAACAACTCGTTCTTGACAGATGCAATTATAAACCACTCGTCCATTATGAAACAGGAAAGCACATAAtcttaacaaatataattttcccTTGATAGTTTCTCCAACAACATTATAGGTATCTGAACACCGATAAAAGCGAGTCCTTGGTAATTCTACTTATTAGCTCTCGGGGGCATGCTAGCGTCCTTCTAAACATTATATGTACGTAAATGAGCGTAAACTTTTAAAAACTCCATGTCCCTAGGGTTTGGGAAGAACATAATATCGGACTTCTGGACTAGTGAGTATAGAATTGTAGTCCATAGCGTATTAAAAAACTAGAGCATATTGCACACTGCTTAAGCAAAATGcatttttctatttgtattttccAGTTGTGTGtgcattttttaaatacgtttctAGATTTCTGATCTATTGTTAAAGAACGATACAATTATGGTTCCttaaaacataacacaaaataGGCATATCGCTATTCCTATATGGATTTAGATAGTCTTTGCCAAAAGGTAAATTCCAAATAAATCGCCTATCTAACAAAAATGACATATTGCgcaaatacatttgaaaatccAAACGCTTCATACAAACAGATCTTTTTGGAACAATTCACACAGTTGAAGAAGTCCCCGGTTCGGTATGATTGATTAGCTACGAAGTCGCAGTTCCAAGATCTTTCTTTGGCAAAAATAACTAGTGTCCGGTAAATAGCATTGGAGAATTGCCAGGACACGCCTCATTGAGCTAGAACTAAGTGCTTTGAGAGTACTAGGTAGGTATAAGTGCTACTGTAGAGTAACTTAGGACTTAGGTAAGTGTACTTGGATAGataggtacaatatttttgtgGGTCGGACTTAAGTTGAGTGTTGTGTTGGCaaaaatgtagaaaatattCTTCTCTATTTGGGATGAAGAGACGTATTTAGATATTTACTGCTATGAGTTGTGATAAACTTGTTGGTTTCTTGATGTGCAAGAGTAAGAAGTATGCacatttatagaaaaaaatggcTTTGTTGTATGAAATTTCTATGACTAGATTTCACGAAAAAATCTTGACTATTTCGGAAATTAGTACAGATGAATTGTAATGCAAATAACTCACCTTCAGGGGTTAAGCAGGCAGCCTGTATGGAGTATTTAGGTGCATAGTTCCCAGTGAAAAATGCTGTGTCCACTAGTAATCCTGaaacaatgaattaaaatataaattttcatacacacattattttaaatcgaacaAACCATCTTGTCTTCAGTTAGGTGCTTCTTCCCtgattttcttaatatttcacACAAAAGTTGTCACagcaaaaataaacacaacaaagaCGTTTATCCAATTTGGTGCAGTCATTCAAGACTTATACATTTGGGTGATAATCTTTTATTTACACAGAACACAGAAGTACACAATAACAATATCACTGTCTTGTTAATACCaaatttttatcaatgaaaaatataaataggtcattacttattacataataaattatctaaataaacaacaaacaactttttaaataattaagacAATTATATTGCTTATTATTGACCTCCATTGATTATTTTCTGTGTTGCTGTGTGAAATGGGGTCTgtgataattttgtttgtttattattgtgcCCTTTTTATGCCCCATGTAAAACTTATAATAGGTGAAAATTGGGTAAAACTTCTGTATAGTATAAGAGACATTAAAAGAGACGAAGTTAGGGtaagttacttttaaaaaatatttagtatattgTGTCAAAACTCATAGaagaaagagaaaaaagaagaaatacagcaagagagagagagagagagagagagagagagagagagagagagagagagagagtgacaAATCAGAAGAACGAGGAGACATTAATTACAAAGTCTGTCTGACACGTTTCTTATCACTCTGCATGAGAGTGATTAGCATACGCATGATACCCAACGCCTGTTGAGCATGCATTTTTGCATTCAGTCGTTCTGAGCAGAAATATCCTGTGATTTTTTAGCTTAGTAActtcacgctttttatcccggaaggggtaggcagaggtgtacaaaACGGCACGTGATTTTTTACTACAACGAAAATAACATGAACTGTTCAAAattcgatatatcgatagtgtCTTACtagaagaatattaaaatagaaaatatcacTTACCACGAACAACACACTTGGTCGCCAACTTCAGG
Coding sequences within it:
- the LOC118268627 gene encoding allantoicase is translated as MIETKVPAFAELSEFASIGSGGEVVFATDDFFATCENMIADSEPIFIEDKYTEFGKWMDGWETRRKRVAGHDWCILKLATKCVVRGLLVDTAFFTGNYAPKYSIQAACLTPEEEESIPKRVSEMGTACNKFDLKHIERLKSDKWDELVPITALRPGYEETRLNFQKVLSDDAWTHIRVNIYPDGGIARLRVFGEAKPEPPPRNQIIDLVSLLNGAACQGFSNAHYGHPKNVIKPSKGKCMSDGWETARRLDRPNIIEANDDGTMKTTGQEWAVFKLGFPGHIKQICVDTNHFKGNYPDSVKIEGAYLGRGDWYPEIDANWHNILKPSKLSAHNEHWFDCESNVITHIKVTMAPDGGFSRIRAFGYISEQII